In Centropristis striata isolate RG_2023a ecotype Rhode Island chromosome 15, C.striata_1.0, whole genome shotgun sequence, a genomic segment contains:
- the LOC131987089 gene encoding glucose-dependent insulinotropic receptor gives MSYLSGHVSTEAFVSMTPDSVDYSRAASQSDVRPRVMAVILSIASCLIISTNLLVAAALFKLLLKKRSQSWCFVLNLALADTLVGVAITGLATEDFNSNNHINQNQQSHVTADPPTNATATAQGKSRCLMRMAFVTSPCTASIMSMFLISLDRYAAIKMPLRYSQLSGKGTAAGFLLALWISSLTMGFLPVMVRQLQAEGYTGFCAFFAVVHQVDMIVLFSACFFPVLSVFVYIYLDILKIACGHQKQICQVRQAGSRTVEHNGRQHCEHHHQSQLLRCHYWTHVKALRTVGVLLGCFLVLWCPFFVTCIVHLLCESCKLTGVLENHLWLLGLSNSLINPLVYAFWQREVRMQLAAMFSCFPGRSLAARPPSATERCDPLPPVLTQAGASGGDTHNPTLLRPIIGNDKAHTGPLSATTSL, from the exons ATGTCATATTTGAGTGGACATGTGAGCACTGAGGCTTTTGTGAGCATGACTCCTGACAGTGTGGACTACAGCAGGGCAGCATCCCAAAGTGATGTGAGGCCTCGGGTGATGGCCGTGATCCTGAGCATCGCCTCTTGCCTTATCATCTCCACCAACTTGCTTGTGGCAGCGGCTTTATTTAAGCTACTCCTCAAGAAGAGAAGCCAGAGCTGGTGCTTTGTCCTCAACTTGGCACTGGCCGACACCCTGGTGGGTGTGGCCATCACCGGCCTGGCCACAGAGGACTTCAACAGCAACAACCATATCAATCAGAACCAGCAGAGCCATGTCACTGCTGATCCTCCCACAAACGCCACAGCTACTGCTCAGGGCAAGAGCCGTTGCTTGATGCGGATGGCCTTCGTGACATCACCCTGCACAGCTTCCATCATGTCCATGTTCCTGATCTCACTCGACCGCTATGCAGCCATCAAGATGCCCCTGCGGTACTCCCAGCTGTCTGGGAAAGGGACAGCAGCTGGGTTCTTGCTGGCTCTGTGGATCAGCTCCCTCACTATGGGATTCTTGCCAG TCATGGTGCGACAGCTGCAGGCGGAAGGATACACCGGCTTCTGTGCCTTTTTCGCCGTCGTTCACCAGGTAGACATGATCGTGTTATTCAGCGCATGCTTCTTCCCTGTGCTGTCTGTATTCGTTTACATCTACCTGGACATCCTGAAGATCGCCTGTGGCCACCAGAAGCAGATCTGTCAAGTTAGGCAAGCTGGTTCCAGGACTGTGGAACATAACGGCCGTCAACATTGTGAGCATCATCACCAGAGTCAGCTGCTAAGGTGCCATTACTGGACTCATGTCAAGGCTCTGAGGACAGTGGGGGTTCTTTTGGGCTGCTTCTTGGTCCTCTGGTGCCCATTCTTTGTGACATGCATAGTGCACCTTCTGTGTGAGAGCTGCAAACTCACTGGGGTGTTGGAGAATCATCTGTGGCTGTTGGGTCTGTCCAACTCACTGATCAACCCTCTGGTGTACGCCTTCTGGCAGCGGGAGGTGCGGATGCAGTTAGCAGCCATGTTTTCCTGCTTTCCAGGCAGGTCGTTGGCTGCTAGACCACCAAGTGCCACAGAAAGATGTGACCCACTGCCACCTGTGCTGACTCAGGCTGGTGCTTCTGGTGGGGATACCCACAACCCTACACTGTTGCGGCCAATTATTGGCAATGACAAGGCTCACACTGGGCCACTATCTGCAACAACCAGCTTGTGA
- the slc25a14 gene encoding brain mitochondrial carrier protein 1 isoform X1, with translation MFIAMLYCLRWQHCVDLCLGGLLLFLAGLQQVEAAGSAEMVNLNWKPFIYGGMASIVAEFGTFPIDLTKTRLQVQGQSQYTEVRYRGMFHALFRIGKEEGIRALYSGISPALLRQASYGTIKIGTYNSLKRLFVSHPEDETMVINVFCGVVSGVLSSSLANPTDVLKIRMQAQGSLLQGSMMSNFINIYQTEGTRGLWRGVIPTAQRAAIVVGVELPVYDITKKHLLRSGVMGDTILTHFISSFTCGLAGALASNPVDVVRTRMMNQRVLSGSPMYKGTLDGVMQTWKNEGFFALYKGFWPNWLRLGPWNIIFFITFEQLKKLPF, from the exons ATGTTTATCGCCATGTTGTATTGTCTGAGGTGGCAGCACTGTGTTGACCTCTGTCTGGGCGGCCTTCTGTTGTTTTTAGCGGGGCTGCAGCAGGTGGAAGCAGCCGGATCCGCGGAGATGGTCAACTTGAACTGGAAGCCGTTCATCTATGGAGGGATGGCCTCGATTGTCGCAGAATTCG GGACATTTCCCATTGACCTGACCAAAACCAGGTTACAGGTCCAGGGTCAGTCCCAGTACACGGAGGTGCGCTACAGAGGTATGTTCCATGCTCTCTTCAGGATCGGAAAGGAGGAGGGCATCCGGGCGCTCTACTCTGG GATTTCTCCAGCTCTGTTGAGACAAGCTTCCTACGGGACAATTAAGATAGGAACTTACAACTCTCTGAAGAGGCTGTTTGTGAGTCACCCAGAAG ACGAGACCATGGTCATCAACGTCTTCTGTGGTGTCGTGTCTGGAGTCCTGTCCTCTTCTCTGGCCAACCCCACTGATGTCCTTAAG ATCAGGATGCAGGCGCAGGGCAGTCTGCTCCAAGGCAGCATGATGTCCAACTTCATCAACATCTACCAGACAGAGGGCACCAGAGGACTGTGGAGA gGTGTCATTCCCACAGCACAGCGAGCAGCCATTGTCGTTGGAGTAGAACTTCCTGTCTATGACATAACCAAGAAGCACCTGCTTCGCTCCGGCGTCATGGGAGACAccattttgacacattttat TTCAAGTTTCACGTGTGGCTTGGCTGGGGCGCTGGCCTCCAACCCTGTTGACGTGGTCCGGACCCGTATGATGAACCAGCGAGTTTTGTCAGGAAGCCCCATGTACAAAGGAACACTGGATGGAGTGATGCAGACGTGGAAGAATGAGGGCTTCTTCGCTCTCTATAAGGGATTCTGGCCTAACTGGCTGCGGCTGGGGCCCTGGAACATCATT TTCTTCATCACCTTCGAACAGCTGAAGAAGCTCCCGTTCTAA
- the slc25a14 gene encoding brain mitochondrial carrier protein 1 isoform X2: MVNLNWKPFIYGGMASIVAEFGTFPIDLTKTRLQVQGQSQYTEVRYRGMFHALFRIGKEEGIRALYSGISPALLRQASYGTIKIGTYNSLKRLFVSHPEDETMVINVFCGVVSGVLSSSLANPTDVLKIRMQAQGSLLQGSMMSNFINIYQTEGTRGLWRGVIPTAQRAAIVVGVELPVYDITKKHLLRSGVMGDTILTHFISSFTCGLAGALASNPVDVVRTRMMNQRVLSGSPMYKGTLDGVMQTWKNEGFFALYKGFWPNWLRLGPWNIIFFITFEQLKKLPF; the protein is encoded by the exons ATGGTCAACTTGAACTGGAAGCCGTTCATCTATGGAGGGATGGCCTCGATTGTCGCAGAATTCG GGACATTTCCCATTGACCTGACCAAAACCAGGTTACAGGTCCAGGGTCAGTCCCAGTACACGGAGGTGCGCTACAGAGGTATGTTCCATGCTCTCTTCAGGATCGGAAAGGAGGAGGGCATCCGGGCGCTCTACTCTGG GATTTCTCCAGCTCTGTTGAGACAAGCTTCCTACGGGACAATTAAGATAGGAACTTACAACTCTCTGAAGAGGCTGTTTGTGAGTCACCCAGAAG ACGAGACCATGGTCATCAACGTCTTCTGTGGTGTCGTGTCTGGAGTCCTGTCCTCTTCTCTGGCCAACCCCACTGATGTCCTTAAG ATCAGGATGCAGGCGCAGGGCAGTCTGCTCCAAGGCAGCATGATGTCCAACTTCATCAACATCTACCAGACAGAGGGCACCAGAGGACTGTGGAGA gGTGTCATTCCCACAGCACAGCGAGCAGCCATTGTCGTTGGAGTAGAACTTCCTGTCTATGACATAACCAAGAAGCACCTGCTTCGCTCCGGCGTCATGGGAGACAccattttgacacattttat TTCAAGTTTCACGTGTGGCTTGGCTGGGGCGCTGGCCTCCAACCCTGTTGACGTGGTCCGGACCCGTATGATGAACCAGCGAGTTTTGTCAGGAAGCCCCATGTACAAAGGAACACTGGATGGAGTGATGCAGACGTGGAAGAATGAGGGCTTCTTCGCTCTCTATAAGGGATTCTGGCCTAACTGGCTGCGGCTGGGGCCCTGGAACATCATT TTCTTCATCACCTTCGAACAGCTGAAGAAGCTCCCGTTCTAA